The genomic stretch TCAATCTAGACCGAATTTTGATAATGCGCATGATAATGTTGGAACGCACCTATTATGTAACAAATATGTTCGATTTGAACGCAGCTATGATATATCTAAAATGTTTTGATTCGAAACGGACGATGCCCTGAATTGTTCTATTTGAATGCGCGCCTTTGATGCCCAAGAAAGGTGGATGCATATGTTCAAATGCGCCTGTGatgactagatttttttttttttttttttttaaacgattaAAACTTTGTAATGCGCGTTTGATGCCgtaaaactttttatttgaaaGTTCGAACGCGTCTATGatggtctttttttattattttattatttattttttgaacgtTCGAATAGTCCGATGATACACAAAAATGTCTATGATGTCCTTAACTATCCATGATGTACTGAATCGCTCGATTCAAACGTGCATCGTGCTCAGAAAGGTTTGATTCATGTGTTCGAATGTGCCtatgatgcaaaaaaataaaatcgatTTAAACTTTCGAACACGCCTGTGATAACCTATAATGTTCATTCGAATGCACCTTTGAAACCAAAAACGGTTTAATTCGAACGCATTTATGATGCCCTAAATTGTTCACGTGCCTATCACGCCCAGAAATGTTCTATTTATATGCTTGAATACGCCTATGatgccaaatttttttttaaattaatctttTGAATGCACCTTTTGTGCCCTAAAATGTTGTGCCCATTATGATAGTTACCTTaagttttgagacacagccaatatgtagTGCATCCTCAGCCATGTGTCCTCTATATTAACCTCCTCttgtgttacattttgttttagatCACTTATGAAAAATGTCTGAACAACGAGCCTTAAAGAATCCCTATGCCGACTACTCAGGGCCTGGATGTGCACAAGACATGTTTGACATGCAGGGCAATGTGAGTAGTAGTGTCTGCTGCCATCATCCACTTAACAATATGCACCAAAATGCATTTGCTTACCCTCTATTAACATCTGTTTTCTCATATTTTTTAATCTCATTTTCTACTCTGTGCAGCTGACCCATAATTTTGCCAGCCATATAAGCAGAAAGATCGGTGAGCTTCTGGCCATCATGGAGAATGGACTGAAGAATGCCGATCCCAGAGACTGTACTTGCTACACTGGCTGGGCAGGTGAGATTGGATGCATACATTTATGAAAACATcattattaatgcatttttttattgtttgaacAAACAAGCATTGATATCAGCCTATATGCATTTGTTGCACTAACAGAGAAATTATGGCAGATAACCAAGGTGGTAGCCGATAGTCATAGTCGGTGAGAGTTATGAGGTTTATGAAAAACTCTTTAGTACATTTGTAACCTGGTTTAGAAAGAGTATTAACTTTGAATGGAAAAAATATCTATAACctttagggctgtcagtcgattaaaaatgattgcgattaatcgcatattttaaaaattgacaccatatatacttattttcctgtcaaaatgcatttagttgcatattaggaaagaaaacaaaacaatatgtaacaatataatgctttattaatattttccaaacaaagccttccacagtataaagacaggaatgcactaaaatatcaccaattcatcTAAATTTAAACTttccaaagtctaattgggaagTTGACTcattgaaagaattagtccccatgggttgagtattcattcatttcatatttctatattctctatctcattttaaaatattcatctcataacattatttatgcatttgcaactgctgtgtaaatgtatctattcctgctctgtgaaaatacGTCTAATTGCcatttcagatgcagcttctgtgccacctttacggtgtaaagatggctttagtccccataggttagTGTTTATTGCAGTGGGcaataaatctcttaaactttcgtcctccacaatattaatctgccagtagactgtggctgtctgctttcctacagcaatcatgaagttgCGCTCATGATTCAAGGCAGAGCATAAACGCCAGCATCAAGCATCACTTTGAGTATTTGTGAAATGcggagtgatagttaagacttgatgtgcttctgtggtaattaaaatgtgcctcacataggctgaaaatacttgatttctatcaaaaTTCTCATCTGTGCTTGTTTTATACATCAGATAATAACGCTAAGgtatttctccatcattttagcactgacagggaagcgctgttgtggtgTGTCCGTCACTGTCATAACTCAGGgttgacacattacaaaggttccgccctcccaacaagtgtttatgctgtattaacggtaaatgcgttaatcgcgattaagaaaaattaacacgttaaacttaAATAATCGCGTGCgattaacgcattaattctgacagttcTAATAATCTTATATTAGATAAGACAGgtctccagactaaaaaaatgacttgggagccattggctcctaaactaaaacactaaggagccaaatggctgtttttagttgccaaattacagaattgctcgatttagatagaaagcagaagaaaaggaaaactgctgataataacccattaatctgaggtttaatttACAGCATGTaaagttgagaagataagtttggattccatttttgtctcaaatgttcacacccctttcatatttaatacaaagataagagataaaagattttttttagtactgcccttcagaatctacattacagatatttacataaagtatagtatgcataaagtagtgtgttgccttcttgagcatcattaaatgtttgcaccttgtgtaatagttgtgtacaagtccttCAATTGTTATAAGTgccaaaagctggatctcatatacagtataggggtgtaatggttcgaatttctcacggttcggtttttatcatggttttagggtcacggtttcggtacggtttggtatttgctttgttcagataaaacaaatattactgccaaatccaaagaataatctatttggtaaacgcTTCAACatgtttgcccttaaataacaatcattgttttacaacagtaaccatcgTTTAAccaagtaaaatcatagtaaccacaatataaacatggttactgtcatggttacaatatatagtaaaatcatggttactatatagaaactacagtattactgttataaaactatggttaattgtatcaaccATAATTTCTGTTCAGAAAACTATGGTGaaaacagtcatggttactacaatattactatagtaaaaccatggttaatttttgtcagggtccttaactaaaaaaactaacattttctctaattactaaatcaaccttttaacttaatacctgcactaatacgctacatgcatcaacataaagtgcacttcaaattaATCTCAACATATaatcaatattcggaagctgtacatcactatagaaggaataaccttgctatgaaaatgcatacgagaagggatgttgtgataatgcagCTCAAGTATTTCAgtcatacgtggaaatcccacatgaacaccctaAACGCTTTAGTAACTGTTTCATGACTTTCCGAATTAGcactggaagggagtgtgtgccaTTTCttctcacctgcggctctttccctgggtgatgtcggcgcAAAAGATTagtcatgtatcaatgtattactataacagcatcttaatgccattaatcaaagcgcattattgatGTTTGCGACAGATTACAGCTGCGCGAGGAAAGGGGAAGAACCTGTATGcgtgttttaaataaaccctcatgCGCGTTATTGACATGTATTACCAGCATACGGCACTCCTGTCGAGCGATgtttgcaaacagtgcctgttttgtaaacgtttttagaccatcgctgttgtaattgactgcaaaaagaaaatgttcccagaaaggagaaatgcagggggcttctctatcagcagcTCGTTTTCTCCGCTTGctattttcaactacacacaacactTGCAGAACTGTGTCATCAAtttgacccatgtgaaacacaggtggagcgtatccatctacagatccattcaagtgcattagcagaggttggAACTGTGCCTGTGTCTGTTTGACACTTTGTTTTCTTGAGGTGAACCAACTGAGatgccaatgcttcccgaaccgtGGGTGGCAAACCGTatggttcgtttttttttttttttttactgagaaccgttacactcctaatacagtgtgtgtgtataataaaaattgttttacaatGTTGCCTTAGTCTtcctttactgttaccggatggcccagacacagagactacaagaatggaaattgaattaaatcacagatgcagtttattgtgctactccaatcccaatcaataattgccagaaagaaaaaaaaagtggtacataaTGCGGGcgttttaattataaataagccTGAAAAAcagacttattttgaaatgtctgcactcctaGTTATGAACTCATTGACActacggctgattcgctgagaaagtgactctgatttaaactgctaacctgagctcgagatcaaaccctcagttcttttcgggtgattcatgataaagacccggttcaaaagagtcgtTTGTTCACAAATctctcacgctgggtttgttgttgcatacGGTGCAGCGAActcatcacaacagaatgggTTAAAAGCggctcgagacacactggtggtgcgccctctaaagatgtattcaataaatcACAAGACGATATCTTACGAAACTGTAGATGAACGCACACAATCCGTTTGTCGCCAACGGctactagattttaaattattatcgcaatcaattatttttggttgcatttgcgtCCATTTTAGTCGCAGTGTGGAGCCCTGTAAGATAATATAAATGTATCGTCTTAAAATATCAATATCCCCCTTAATCTCCTTCTCATCCAATTGCAGGTATTTCCCTTCTCTACCTGCATCTCCACAGTGTGTTTGGAGATCCGTCTTACCTGCAGAGGGCTCTGGACTATGTCAGTCTCAGTCTGAGGAGTTTAACCCAGCGCTGGGCGACCTTCCTGTGCGGGGATGCAGGACCGCTGGCTGTAGCTGCAGTGGTCTATCATCGCCTCCAGAAACCTCATGAGGCCGAGGAGTGTGTGAACAGGTCTGGTGGTGTTTGAACTTTTCTACCCCATCTACATTCAAAAATACATTGCAAATGCAATTCATATAGGTaatgacttgaatacacctcttttaTAATACAGATgctttttagggttagggttaagttaaCCCTAACTCTAATCTTTATTATATAATAAAGATGCTGAATTTAAACCCCAAACAAATAACTAAATTAGTGTTAAGTCATTTTGTTGACAAGAAAACCCTAACACAGGAATTAAATCACAGAGATAACCACTGTAGACCCTTGTGTGACTCCTAATAATAtcagataatttaaaaaaaattctgaaacatGATATAGTTCATGAATAGTTAAAACTACTTTTTAccttaaaatatgtttgaaaatgaGGATCAAGACACACTCAAAAATATTGTATTACCTGGTTACACAACATTTTGAAAGTCTTTTTATAGAACTTTTTTGaaacctataaaaaaaaaaaaacacaaatattacatttctaagaactttgCATATTTCTCCTTTTAATCATCTCGGGTATACTTATTTGTCAACGAAccattatttgtatatatatatatatcatatattgaCCACTTAAAACCAAATGGATGAGCTGAATATAGGCtagggatcgatgcctttttcacacatcgataatcggaggattttcctgatgattatcgatatatatcaggattttttcagTTATAAATAGGGCTACCAGTTGCACAATAGTATTTGCAAACCGGACGTGACATGGCGCATTCTGAAATtcgaaataattattttctatgaaggtcaTACACAGCGCGGTCTCGCCGTCTCTCGAGGCTGCTCAAAACTCTGCAGCGTTGCGGAGCGTAACTCGCATAGTTTCCATTAAATTTTACCCAAATAATTTTAAAAGGACTACGATTATTTAttctagccatcagtggatgatatattgtggaTATGAATCTTTCACATAGCCTACGCAATGTATTTTCTTTgtaacaagtatgtctttttgacAACTTGAATGAAACATAATGATTGAATGAAATAATTGCATAATCATTTCTAATCATTTAGTTTGCGCcgttaaaccagtttcatactctaacctgcaaactcatgaacatcactttcattcttgaagaacttttgtgtgtatgcgtcctgtgcaaggagctctaaaaatACCAATCCTATGTTGTGATTCCTGTGCCTTGCGAcctgcttcagaaaatgttgtatcacccccttgtggtctctcaatgctattacgccagacaatcaacagaagcccaactgactcaattggaaagcatgcaaattaggcttcttattgaaatgttggctaatgtttatagatcaatgcctcaaaaacatatcgataatgtgccgatcaatattttatgacatgcctagttGAATATCATTCGCTTCTATAAAAGAGATATATTGACAGAGTGACTATCAAAATATAGTttttgcagggctccagactaaaaaaaaattacttacgacccattggctcctaaactgaaacattaaggagccaaatggctgtttttagttgccataTCACAGatttgctcgatttagattgctgttcaacAATGAATAGCTGATTCAAAccgctaacctgagctcctgagttcaaaccctgttcttttcgggtgattcgtgaaaaagacccggttcaaaagagtaatttgttcacgactctctcacgctgggtttgtttttgcgtgcggtgcagcgagctcgtcagaaacagaatgggtgaaaagcgtCGTGAGACATACAAGTGcgcactctaaagatgtattcaataaatcACAAGAGgatatctgacaaaaccgcaaatgaatgcacacaacccgactgtcaccaGTTACGACTAGATTTTAAAGGATtgtcacaatcaattatttttggtcgcatttgtgaccattttagttgcagtctggagttCTGTTTTGTTGGCAGCTCTGCATGTTGAATCTAGTATCATGTGTCAAAACTATTGTATTGTTAGATTGGAGATTATTTGATGGTTGTTGGATTGTTTGTATTTTGCTTCCTAATGGTTTCTTTCCATAAAGATCTCATACTAAGATGGTGAGATGAGGGTGAATTGTGATAGAtttaaggccctgatatacttgcGGAGGTGTTCTTCtacgttcaggggtaaaaagaagttcaaaacagccgagcaatggtatactgtttgcaaacattcagacacctgccacaccgCTGCGGTtggcgtttagaagtacatttaaatatgaggacactcggtaaaaccttaactaatgtgacattaaaatgtgttatcagtgacattatgcctcattctatgagtagaattcacactagatcagtaaaagatgcttttttaaacCACTTGAtggtgatttaaagtaatatatatgcagtaaaaAATGCGCAATTTGCCTTGTTTACATCCtaaattcatgatgctaatgcgctaacatgctatacacgGCCATAGTATACGCCGATTACACTCAGTTATGGTAATTTATGATGACAGTTATTCAACTGCAAAGATTGTTGTATAAAAGAGTGTAAATGGGAAGAATACCGACAAAAGAACGATGATGGATAAATCTTACTATGGGCAGTTACTAAGGGACAGCATTTCTTTCTCCATACTGTTTTGCTTTCTCAGTCCTGACTGGCTTTTATTCCCAAGGGAGCTTATTGTCATCTATTTGCTCAAATGTTTCCAGGCTCCTGCAGTTTCACCAGTGTGTAGTGCAGGGGAACGGCAGACTTCCTGATGAGCTGCTGTATGGTAGAGTGGGGTATCTTTACTCCCTCATCTTCATCAACCAGCAATTTCAGCAGGAGATTATCCCCATCCAATACATTCAACAGGTCAGCTAACCCCATTCTTGAACATTCAGGGTAATACAAGTTTTACTTATGTATGGATTGAACTtgaaagacaacatgaaatcagaacTGACCCAAATTACTATATTTATGTTCCTGTTCTCATTAAATATGCTGGTTTTCAAAACGTTTGATCAAAATGTAATGTCTTTCTCAATGCCTAAAATCACTAAATAGCCAAATGTTGTCCTATCAGCAAGCTTGTTCGATTACAGTAcgaatggcttgcttatagttgtctttggTTGCATAATCATTTTCATAGGAGAAAGTATTGCACATTTGCAAAAGCCATTTCTTGTTGTATTTTATTCATTTGATTCATCATTTGACTTGTACCTAACAAGTCTTTGTGTTTATTAAAGATCTGTGAAGCTATACTGGCATCTGGACAGAGTCTGTCTCAGAAAAACAGGATTCAGGAACAAACTCCTCTGATGTACGAGTGGTATCAGGAGGAGTATGTGGGTGCCGCCCATGGACTGTCAGGGATCTACTACTTCCTCATGCAGGTGAACAAATTCACTGTACTTTATGAAGAGTTTCAGTCTCTAGGACTGCCATTCAGGAGGCTTTTTCTTTCCCTTGGGAGTCCAATAATCATATGAGACAGtgtctgaaattaacatttacattaatggGCAATATTTGCACCTGGAATAAATTTTACCTTTATGTggccatatttttttttaccattttaagcAAAGTGTGTGTCATCTGTTCATGTCAATGTAATCAATACATTCATAcaaattcttaaagggatagttcacccaaaaaataaaacattctctcatcatttgctcaccctcatgccatcctagatgtgtatgaatttcttctgctgaacacaaagatttttaaaagaacttctcagctctgcaggtccatatagtgcaagtcaacagggtccaaaactttgaagctcaaaaatagcacatacatgcagcattgaagtaatccatatgactccagtggttaaatccttgttTTAAGAAGCGttacgataggtgtgggtaagaaacagataaatatttaagtcattttttttacttttcaagcAGCCCTCCTAAGCTCTCATTTCTCagagtttttcttttttggcgatgtgcattcttcgtgcataccaCCACCTAccagcagggaggagaatttatagtaaaaaaagaaaaggacttaaatattgatctgtttctcacccacacctatcattatcacttctgaagatatggatttaaccatggaCCATTTTGACTTGCAtagtatggtcctacagagctgaaatattcttctaaaaatcattgtctgtGTTCTTCAAAAGAAAGTCcgacacatttgggatggcattagggtgagtaaatgatgagagaattttcatttgtgggtgaactattcccataAGATTGACAATTGATTACTTACACTAAGAATGAAATCAATATACTTacattttatgccataatatgtataacCATGACTATaaaagaatattaagaactatatcagatgttacaaacaaaaaaaacagagtaATACCTTCAGAGGAAATGtgctttttggcatttttttgcatttctgCCCTGAGCTCCCTTTTCATTTCTGAGCCTAGTATGGGATCAGAATATGCTGCTTTGAAGTGACTTTTCTACAGTTTCCACTGTCATGGAAAACTTTGAAGTATCAGgggattataaaatatatatatataacacaaaaTCAGTTTCCGGAAATcgcaaacaactggaaaagtcacgGAAATTCAAATGGGTGGTTTTTTGTAATTGTTGAAGTCATGAGAAAATCTAATGGTAATTCAATCTGTCCCCCTTTAGCCTGGTTTTGTTGCTGGACAGGACAGGATTTCCTCTCTGGTCCAACCCAGCATTAACTACATGTGCCAGCTGAAGTTTCCATCAGGGAATTACCCACCATCTGTGGGGGATTCTCGAGATCTTCTGGTGCACTGGTGTCACGGCTCTCCAGGAGTTATCTACATGTTGATACAGGCTTTCAAGGTATAACTATCCATCCCAGTGGTCTAAAGCATTTCAGTCCCCTTTGTATTTTGAGCTTtacagatttatatttatttatttattttatttttttttcttttttttttttttaagaactgaaTTAGGATTGGACTTACACTTCAAATTGAAGAATACGTtcattatatacaggtgcatctcaataaattagaatgtcgtggaaaagttcatttatttcagtaattcaactcaaattgtgaaactcgtgtattaaataaattcagtgcacacagactgaagtagtttaagtctttgcttcttttaattatgatgattttggctcacatttaacaaaaacccaccaattcactatctcaacaaattagaatacatcataagaccaataaaaaaaaacatctttagtgaattgttggccttctggaaagtatgttcatttactgtatatgtactcaatacttggtaggggctcctttgctttaattactgcctcaattcggcgtggcatggaggtgatcagtttgtcgcactgctgaggtggtatggaagcccaggtttctttgacagtggccttcagctcatctgcattttttggtctcttgtttctcattttcctcttgacaataccccatagattctctatggggttcaggtctggtgagtttgctggccagtcaagcacaccaacaccatggtcatttaaccaacttttggtgcttttggcagtgtgggcaggtgacaaatcctgctggaaaatgaaatcagcatctttaaaaagctggtcagcagaaggaagcatgaagtgctccaaaatttcttggtaaacgggtgcagtgactttgcttttcaaaaaacacaatggaccaacaccagcagatgacattgcatcccaaatcatcacagactgtggaaacttaacactggacttcaagcaacttgggctatgagcttctccacacttcctccagactctaggaccttggtttccaaatgaaatacaaaacttgctctcatctgaaaagaggactttggaccactgggcaacagtccagttcttcttctccttagcccaggtaagacgcctctgatattgtctgtggttcaggagtggcttaacaagaggaatacgacaactgtagccaaattccttgacacgtctgtgtgtggtggctcttgatgccttgaccccagcctcagtccattccttgtgaagttcacccaaattcttgaatcgattttgcttgacaatagaaaggctgcggttctctcggttggttgtgcatctttttcttccacactttttccttccactcaactttttgttaacatacttggatacagcactctgtgaacagccagcttctttggcaatgaatgtttgtggcttaccctccttgtgaagggtgtcaatgattgtcttctggacaactgtcagatcagcagtcttccccatgattgtgtagcctagtgaaccaaactgagagactattttgaaggctcaggaaacctttgcaggtgttttgagttgattagctgattggcatgtcaccatattctaattttttgagatagtgaattggtgggtttttgttaaatgtgagccaaaatcatcacaattaaaagaagcaaagacttaaactacttcagtctgtgtgcattgaatttatttaatacacgagtttcacaatttgagttgaattactgaaataaatgaacttttccacaacattctaatttattgagatgcacctgtatattatgtATTCGAGACCTGGACAAACATTTTTCTTTAGCAACAATGGCATAGACAATATTGTGTACACACAATACATAAACGTTCTgtcagcacatactgtacacattatACATTACTCTCAATATACAATGCACATGTAGAAGGCTTACAAATAGTGAAACTATTATGCTACATAATATaattcttattttaaaaaaatcataaagatCATACTTATGATTTCTCTTTGattggttacattttttttattagtgtaAGATGTATGGAAGTGAATTACAGTATGGTTATTGGGACTAGTATAGAAGGACTGCATCAGCTGTTTTCCTTTCCAGGTGTTTGGTGTAAAGCAGTATTTGGTGGATGCACTGCAGTGTGGGGAGCTGATCTGGCAGAGGGGTCTTCTGAAGAAGGGCTATGGGCTTTGCCATGGAGCTGCTGGAAACGCTTATGGTTTCCTGGCTCTTTTCAAGATCACGCAAGATCCCAAACACCTCTACAGAGCCTGTGTGGTGAGTCTGGCTAATCTTAAACTTAGATTGTACATCTGTTAACTTAACatgaatatacagttgaagtcagaagtttacgtacaccttagccaaatacatttaagcagttcctgacatttaatcgtagaaaacattctctgtcttaggtcagttagtatcactactttaagaatgtgaaatgtcagaataatagtagagagaattatttatttcagcttttatttttttcatcacgttcccagtgggtcagaagtttacgtacactttgttagtatttggtagcattgccttaaattgtttaa from Myxocyprinus asiaticus isolate MX2 ecotype Aquarium Trade chromosome 7, UBuf_Myxa_2, whole genome shotgun sequence encodes the following:
- the LOC127444350 gene encoding glutathione S-transferase LANCL1-like — protein: MSEQRALKNPYADYSGPGCAQDMFDMQGNLTHNFASHISRKIGELLAIMENGLKNADPRDCTCYTGWAGISLLYLHLHSVFGDPSYLQRALDYVSLSLRSLTQRWATFLCGDAGPLAVAAVVYHRLQKPHEAEECVNRLLQFHQCVVQGNGRLPDELLYGRVGYLYSLIFINQQFQQEIIPIQYIQQICEAILASGQSLSQKNRIQEQTPLMYEWYQEEYVGAAHGLSGIYYFLMQPGFVAGQDRISSLVQPSINYMCQLKFPSGNYPPSVGDSRDLLVHWCHGSPGVIYMLIQAFKVFGVKQYLVDALQCGELIWQRGLLKKGYGLCHGAAGNAYGFLALFKITQDPKHLYRACVFADWCMNYGKHGCQTPDTPFSLFEGMAGTIYFLADLLQPARAKFPAFEV